One window from the genome of Salvelinus sp. IW2-2015 linkage group LG30, ASM291031v2, whole genome shotgun sequence encodes:
- the LOC111955159 gene encoding coiled-coil domain-containing protein 126 codes for MLGRNMSQKLSVLLIIMGLAWGFMFLLYTGQQPHHQSSGELHQQILELSRRYVKVLTEENQNAPGGPQGTSMAGYADLKRTIAVLLDDILTRLVKLEGKIELVANTSVTNSSHLAVGALASAPVALHKATKQDTPGNHRLETARIPPHTPNRPRPGV; via the exons ATGCTGGGGAGGAACATGTCCCAGAAGCTGAGCGTGCTGCTGATCATCATGGGGCTGGCGTGGGGGTTCATGTTTCTGCTCTACACCGGGCAACAGCCACACCACCAGAGCAGTGGCGAGCTGCATCAACAGATCCTGGAGCTGAGCCGGCGCTATGTCAAGGTGCTCACCGAGGAGAACCAGAACGCACCGGGAGGACCGCAGGGCACCTCCATGGCTGGTTACG ctgatctGAAGAGGACCATAGCGGTGTTGTTGGACGACATCCTGACGCGCCTGGTCAAGCTGGAGGGGAAGATTGAGCTGGTGGCCAACACTTCAGTGACTAACTCCTCCCATCTTGCAGTGGGTGCCCTGGCCTCAGCTCCWGTTGCCTTACATAAAGCCACCAAGCAGGACACGCCAGGCAACCACCGCCTGGAAACCGCTCGcatccctccacacacacccaacagacCTCGGCCAGGGGTATAG